In one Variovorax sp. PBL-H6 genomic region, the following are encoded:
- a CDS encoding peptide chain release factor-like protein, producing MVSEALAADLSLEAGGHRWQRVPPTERRGRVHSSTVTIAVRQTSKLAFVLDEAELDERFKRSTGPGGQHRNKSDCCVVLTHRATGITVTVDSRSQADNRREARVEMARRLKQLWDSGLSAAAASDKRRQVGTGQRGDKVRTYSAQHGIVTDHRTGRKAPLEAVQAGRLDLLR from the coding sequence GTGGTCAGCGAAGCGCTCGCAGCAGACCTGAGCCTCGAAGCCGGCGGCCACCGCTGGCAACGTGTCCCGCCCACGGAAAGGCGCGGAAGGGTGCACAGTTCAACTGTCACCATTGCCGTTCGGCAAACGAGCAAGCTGGCCTTCGTTCTCGACGAGGCTGAGCTCGATGAGCGGTTTAAGCGCTCCACCGGACCAGGTGGCCAGCACCGGAACAAGTCCGACTGCTGCGTGGTCCTCACTCACCGCGCGACCGGCATCACCGTTACCGTCGATTCCCGCTCTCAGGCCGACAACCGGCGCGAGGCGCGGGTGGAAATGGCCCGGCGCTTGAAGCAGTTGTGGGACTCCGGTCTGTCGGCCGCGGCCGCCTCGGACAAGCGGCGCCAGGTCGGCACCGGCCAACGCGGGGACAAAGTTCGCACATACAGCGCGCAGCACGGCATCGTCACTGACCACAGGACTGGGCGCAAGGCGCCACTGGAGGCAGTTCAGGCCGGCAGACTGGACTTGCTGAGGTAA